ATATTTAAAAATTAATTAAATCTTAATAAGTTTTAATAAAACAAAAAATCCTAAGTAAAAACTCAGGATTTTCAGTGTGATATATTAAGCTTCGAAAGGCTCAACTTTTAGAATTTCAATTTTTCTTTCGCCGCTTGGGAAAGGATAATCGATAACATCTCCAACTTTGTAACCAACAGTTGCCAAAGCGATTTCTGAAAGAATTGAGTGTTTGTTTTTCTTTACTTTTGCTTTTGTAGTAGGTACCAAAATATAATCTTGCTCTGTATTGTCTTGATGGTCTTTGATGGTGATAACTCTGTTAACCGTTACAACATCTTTCGGCAAATCGCGACGAAGAACTTGTTTTGCATGTTTCAGTTGTTCTAAAAGAAGTGTTTCTTCTTGTTTTGTTACTCTTTTTCTTCTGACGTGATCTTTGATGGCATCATAAATTCCGGTTGTTACTACGATAGGTTCTAACATATTTTTAAATTTTAATTTTTTTTTATTCAATGTTATTATTTTAAAAACCGGATATACCAAATTCTACTATAATGTAGCATACGTTTTTACATCGAATAAATTTTGAATAATTGAGAAATTGTTCACCAAATACCCCTGTCCCGGCTAACGACAGGGTCTAGAGGACAAACTCTTTAGAACTTTGTAGGAATATATCATCACGCAAATATGACAAAGAACCTATAAGTCTTTGGCAATGGATAGTTTGATATTGAAATCTATACTTTATCATATTTCGCGAGAATTTTACGAATTTACGATTTTAAAATCCTAAAACCAAACTTTAGCTTTCGTAATTAGTTTTAAAAAAAAAATAAAGTCCCTAGAAACTATTGTTCTTCGGGACTTTATAAAAGCACAAATTATTTAATTAAATAACTATTTTAAAATTTTTCGCAAACCATGGTGTAGTTAACATTGCCCCCACCTGCGTTTCTGGTTACAAAGCTAACACGATATATATTGTTATCGCCGGGATAGCTGATGTAATATTCATCCAAAGTATTGTTATTAAAAGCTACAGCATCCGACCCAATATCAACCCATGCATTGGCTGTTGTTAGGTTAACAGATTGGTTTGACTTGAAGCTTCTATTAGTCGCATCAAAAGAGGATGTTGTCCCGTCTTTTTTTCTTATTCTGTTATAATAAACTGTCAAGTTAGCTGTGGGTGCTGTGACCAATCTCAATTGTGGCATAACTGGCGTGTTGTATCTAAACTCAAATTTACCGCAAGGCACAATGGTAGTGGGGTCTGGTCCTGTTTTTGAAGCTGTAAATTTTTTGTTTACCACATACAAAGTTTCCATCGCATCCATAACATCTTGTCTTGTCCAATAGTCTATATTACCATTAGCATCTTTTACAAGCACTTTGTCGTATAATGGGTCTGCCGCTTTGTCTTCTAGTAGCCGCACTCTAAGATCACCATTAACATCTAATGTTCTTGTAGGCGTAGTCGTGTTGATCCCGACTTGAGCATTTGCCGTGATACACAAACTGAATATTAATAATCCTGATATTTTTTTATAAAGCATCTTGCAAGTAGAATTTTTCACAGATTAAACCAAAAGTAGTTATAGTTGACGTATTATTAAAACGACTTAGCGTAATACGGTAAAGATTAGCTTGTTTTGGCAAAACTAAGGTGTAGATACCTATTGTACTATTACCAAAATCATTATCATCTAGATTTCGAAATTTATTGTAATAGGTTGCACCTGTAGGAGTTGTTGTTTGGAAGTTAACACCTGTTTTATCAGCGTAAGAGTATGCAGTCCCGGCAAACTTTTTTATGCCGTAAGACAGATTAAAACTATTAACCTCGTTACTTGTAAAAACGTCTGTTGTTTTTAGCTTAAATTCAGCTTTAAGACCATTAAAACGCACAACAATATCGCCACAGCTACACTCTTTACTAATATCGGCTGCGGTTGCATTGTATATAGAACGTGCAACCTCCATATTATTTTTATTGGATTGCTGCAAGGATTTGAGATCGATATAGTCAACATTTCCATTTTGACGATTGGCAGCCAGTAGAAAGTCTGTACCAGGAGTATTTGACTTGTCAACCATGTCAGTCACGCGCAAATTTCCATTAATATCCAATGTTCTTGTAGGGCTTGATGTATCTATCCCGACGTTTTGGGCGGGTACTAAACCTATTGTTCCCAAAAGAAACATACTTAATAAACTCTTTTTCATAAATTAAAATTTTTCACACGCTGATACGAAATCATAGCTATTAGAAGTATGTCCCACTTTATAAATTGTCAATCTATAGATATCTTGATCGCCTGGATATTGGAAGGTCATCACATTTTGCTCATACAATGCAAGATTGGAACTTTTAAACTCCTGTGGGGTATTATAATTGCTCGTTGTAAAACTAAAGGGTGTATCGGTACCATTCGTACTATTTGTACCTTGATAAAATTGAAAGCCATTGCCATTCCAATTTTGCTCCATATTCATATAAATGCTTACCGTGCTTGCTGGCTGCTCATTTAGGCCAAACATAATATTAGAAGAGGTAGTTTCATTGAAAACAAAGAAAAATTTTCCACATTTAAGCTTTTTTGTAACTATTCCACTGGTGCTATCGTTGTTATAGATTTCACTATAACTTTCTTTATCTACGGCACCAATTCCTCCACTGGGCAAAAAAACTTTTCTGTTGGCGTAATCAACATTTCCATCTGGATCACTAACCAATATTCTTTCAAAGGCGGCATCTTCTGATGCATTTTTTAGATTGACAACTTTTAGATTTCCTTGCACGTGTAAGCTTCTAGTAGGATCTGGAGTATTAATTCCCACTTGCGCAAAAGTGTTAAAAAAATAAAAAAACTTGTGCTTACAAGTATTTTCTTCATGATTTGTTATTACTATTTATTTCCTAATTAAAAACAAATCTTTTTTCGCGTTATCTGTGTTTTCACAAATATAAAAAAATATCACGTCATTAAGAGTATTTCAATTTACAGAAAACAGAATTTAACAATAAGTAAATATAAAAAAGCATCCAAAGAAAAACAAAATATAAGCATTAATACACTGAACAACAAACTACTAAAATTACATTTCGTCAATGTTAGATAATTTGATTTGTAAGCTTTTACGGCTTTTCATTTTCGGGAAAACAATAATTAAAAATTTTATCTTTAAAAGAAAATAAACTTAAGAATCTATTATTTAAATTTGTAGTCAAATAATAAAAATAACTATTTATATTTTTTAATTATTTAATATATTATAGAATTTAATAAGAATACATAAATTTAAACGATTATTAAATAAATTAAAAACAATTACAAAAAACAGCACTTAGACCTCTTTTTATTTAAAAAAATAACAATGCACAGCATACTCATTTTCATAATAATTATCCTTGCCATAATCATTGGAATCTTAATTGGTGGAATTGTTACCTATTATTTTGTTAAACAAAAAACAAAAAGAGATTGCCAGCTTACAAAATAGTTCGCTTAACACAGAAAATAGTTTTCCATTAAAAAAAATGCCTCAGAAAAATCAGTTTTAATCCAGAAAAACAAGAAATTTTTGTAGAAACAAAATGCTGCGAGGATCTTAGTTTCATGTCTGTGGAAACAAAAGTCAAGATCATACAAAAGCTCGAAAAGTTTGAAGA
This genomic stretch from Chryseobacterium sp. POL2 harbors:
- a CDS encoding GreA/GreB family elongation factor; amino-acid sequence: MLEPIVVTTGIYDAIKDHVRRKRVTKQEETLLLEQLKHAKQVLRRDLPKDVVTVNRVITIKDHQDNTEQDYILVPTTKAKVKKNKHSILSEIALATVGYKVGDVIDYPFPSGERKIEILKVEPFEA